In Helianthus annuus cultivar XRQ/B chromosome 8, HanXRQr2.0-SUNRISE, whole genome shotgun sequence, a single genomic region encodes these proteins:
- the LOC110870750 gene encoding exocyst complex component EXO70B1, producing the protein MEKVYSNKAKNHRKSNAESPKLRDDDVPDTIDNADESLSNLDHDQISTAIDCFIDELSTDDKTTSPELPDIVDTFVKIVESNIKAYNNIQSGIRFAKITKEDELFMEAIKRLSKLKIALGEFPNSASFNTIKQVLQLAIVLIEDEFRAILQDSNAPSETITKGAEPEWYNHDDFPGYSKENVILMNKIASVMIPAGYQYECCLAYSEIRKDELDDQIKRFEFDKVSMEDVHKSKWVSLEPDITRWVKLTNHCSRVLFVEERKLGETVFSEHLPVFTGMFINLIRGITTSLLEFPTTVAIEKPKAKRLFKFLDIYESIRDLSVAIEESDSSDVKLEEYCNLKSEISVVGDTIGEVVVNMFNDLKQTISNDNNKTTVQGAVHPLTRYVMGYVKCAFDDYHNTLEHIFRKHVENEASSNMENSSLSQQLLDVIELLDANLETKSTSYKDPSLRYIFLMNNNRFVLQLVKETNEMKQVIGDNWCRRKSSDVRNYHKSYQRETWTKLLQWLTQEGIQVHGKPSRRVLKDRFKNFNAMFDEIHKTQSTWVVSDQQLLSEMRVSINAVVSPAYRSFIGRYKSQFEGSKSIDKYIKYQPEDIESLIETLFEGTEKVETQLNGIQALSTVKQTTGAFKNLLKTYKNVGLMKM; encoded by the exons ATGGAGAAAGTCTATAGCAACAAAGCTAAAAATCATCGAAAATCCAACGCCGAATCTCCTAAGCTTCGTGACGATGATGTCCCCGACACTATTGACAATGCGGATGAATCCTTGTCCAATCTCGATCATGATCAAATCTCAACCGCCATTGATTGTTTCATCGACGAATTATCCACCGATGACAAAACCACCTCACCCGAACTTCCTGATATCGTTGACACGTTTGTTAAAATCGTCGAGTCAAATATCAAAGCGTATAATAATATACAATCGGGGATAAGATTTGCGAAAATAACAAAGGAAGACGAGCTTTTCATGGAGGCGATTAAACGCTTATCGAAGCTAAAAATCGCATTGGGTGAGTTTCCTAATTCGGCGTCGTTTAATACCATCAAGCAAGTCTTGCAACTAGCCATTGTGTTGATTGAAGACGAATTTCGCGCTATTTTACAAGACTCAAATGCTCCTTCGGAGACGATTACCAAAGGGGCTGAACCCGAATGGTATAACCACGATGACTTTCCGGGTTATTCGAAAGAAAATGTAATTCTTATGAACAAAATCGCTTCGGTGATGATTCCCGCGGGGTATCAATATGAATGTTGTTTGGCTTATAGTGAGATACGGAAAGATGAATTGGATGATCAAATAAAGAGATTTGAATTTGATAAAGTGAGTATGGAAGATGTGCATAAATCGAAATGGGTTTCGTTAGAGCCGGATATAACCCGATGGGTCAAGTTAACGAACCATTGTTCGCGTGTTCTTTTTGTAGAAGAACGAAAGCTCGGAGAAACTGTTTTCTCCGAGCACCTCCCGGTTTTCACGGGTATGTTCATCAACCTTATTCGCGGGATCACCACTTCACTTCTCGAATTCCCCACCACTGTGGCTATTGAGAAGCCAAAGGCGAAACGCTTGTTTAAATTCCTTGATATATACGAATCAATCCGTGATCTTAGCGTCGCGATCGAGGAATCGGATTCCAGCGACGTTAAGCTAGAAGAATATTGCAATCTCAAATCGGAGATATCAGTCGTTGGTGATACCATTGGCGAGGTGGTCGTAAACATGTTCAATGATTTGAAACAAACCATTAGTAACGACAATAACAAAACCACGGTCCAAGGGGCGGTGCACCCCCTAACCCGCTATGTTATGGGCTACGTAAAATGCGCGTTCGACGATTATCATAACACACTAGAACATATTTTCCGGAAACATGTCGAAAATGAAGCTTCATCGAACATGGAAAACTCATCTTTGTCGCAACAATTATTGGATGTGATCGAACTGCTAGACGCTAACCTGGAAACAAAATCAACATCCTACAAAGATCCATCGTTACGCTACATATTTCTGATGAACAACAATCG GTTTGTATTACAACTAGTGAAAGAAACAAACGAGATGAAGCAGGTAATCGGAGATAACTGGTGTCGTCGAAAGTCATCCGACGTTAGAAACTACCACAAGAGTTATCAACGCGAAACATGGACGAAGTTATTACAATGGCTCACACAAGAAGGCATTCAAGTGCATGGAAAACCGAGTAGACGAGTATTGAAAGATAGATTCAAGAACTTTAACGCGATGTTTGATGAGATACATAAGACACAAAGCACATGGGTTGTGAGTGACCAACAATTGTTGTCCGAGATGAGGGTGTCGATAAATGCGGTGGTGAGTCCGGCGTATAGATCGTTCATTGGTCGGTATAAATCGCAGTTCGAGGGGAGTAAGAGCATTGATAAATATATAAAGTATCAACCGGAGGATATCGAGTCATTGATCGAGACTTTATTCGAAG GTACGGAGAAGGTTGAGACTCAACTAAACGGGATACAAGCTCTATCAACCGTGAAGCAAACAACCGGGGCCTTCAAAAATCTATTGAAAACATATAAAAATGTTGGACTTAT GAAGATGTGA
- the LOC110871770 gene encoding bidirectional sugar transporter N3 codes for MGLIDVHHPLVLVFGILGNIVSIGVYLAPIPTFNAIRKNRSTMGFQSLPYVVSLFSALMWLYYALIKGGDGTFLLITINAIGSIVELVYVIIFIMYATPNAKKRTFKVLSATTTLSLAILLMSYFFLHGSIRSVVVGWICVALSVCVFAAPLTIVWKVVKTKSVEFMPFPLSCLLTLCAMMWFAYGVYTKDLCVMVPNVLGFILGIIQIALYKYYKQKSKVISIPEIKLPEHVVNIKASNSEVYPVDSSRSSDSEIEEEEEIEIKTMGGDAGEVVEQYKGAVTAMAMVDDDPCGVEIVNVKPILIMCAA; via the exons ATGGGGCTTATTGATGTTCATCACCCATTGGTTTTGGTTTTTGGCATCCTAG gtaATATTGTATCCATCGGTGTTTACCTCGCTCCAAT ACCAACGTTTAATGCGATACGCAAGAATAGATCGACGATGGGGTTTCAGTCATTGCCATATGTGGTGTCTCTATTTAGCGCGTTGATGTGGTTATACTACGCGTTAATCAAAGGAGGCGACGGCACATTCCTTTTAATCACTATCAACGCCATCGGGTCTATCGTTGAACTTGTGTATGTCATAATTTTCATCATGTATGCTACGCCTAATGCGAAG AAGCGGACATTCAAAGTTTTGAGCGCAACGACCACGTTGTCCCTAGCTATATTGCTTATGTCGTATTTCTTCTTGCACGGATCTATTCGAAGTGTAGTTGTGGGATGGATTTGTGTTGCACTTTCGGTTTGTGTTTTTGCAGCTCCTCTTACCATTGTG TGGAAAGTTGTGAAAACTAAAAGTGTCGAATTCATGCCGTTCCCATTGTCATGTCTACTCACGTTATGCGCAATGATGTGGTTCGCATACGGGGTATACACCAAGGACCTATGTGTTATG GTGCCAAATGTGTTGGGGTTTATATTGGGAATAATTCAAATTGCATTATACAAATATTACAAACAAAAGAGCAAGGTGATTAGCATCCCAGAAATCAAGCTGCCAGAACATGTTGTAAACATAAAGGCGTCCAACTCGGAAGTGTATCCGGTTGATTCTAGCCGAAGCAGCGACAGTGAGatagaagaggaagaagaaattGAAATTAAGACGATGGGTGGTGATGCTGGAGAGGTTGTGGAGCAATATAAAGGGGCGGTGACCGCGATGGCGATGGTGGATGATGACCCTTGTGGGGTGGAAATAGTGAATGTGAAGCCTATCCTTATTATGTGTGCAGCTTAA